The genomic region GAAGATGAGGGCACCTACACCTGCGTCATGAACACCACCCTGGATCAAGACTCGGCCAGTGCCATGCTGACGGTCGTAGGTACGTTCACGATGCATTCAAGGGTCCGTTAGCAGAGGTTAGGGAATCGTTGCTGTTGTTGCCTACATGCAAATAAGGCTAACAATTTAGCTAGCTGGCAAGCGGCTAACCCAACGCAAAGGAAAGCGAAGACATAAAGCGCTAAAATGACAATACATTGAGATTATAGACACTGAAAAATGAACTTCCATGGCCTCTGTTGCAATTTCTGACATTAGCACACATGGCTTTCAGAACATTTCCACTTACGGTCGTTAATACCACATTAGGGGGGGGGGCGTTCTTCCTCCAGGCCTATAAAACGATCCCATATGAATGCAGAGAGAGTGAAATCACACAATGTAAATCCTGCATTGGCCtgcatatatgtttttaaatgatttgcaatTGAAGTGAACATGATGAATGACCTCTTTAGACAAATATTGGTAGTGGCTTCGACTCAACACCAGAGTAAAATCACACAATACTGCTTTTCTCCTCCAGAAGTCTTTATTGAAATGCACTAAAACCACTTTTCACCACTTCAACATTACAGCAGCTGATTGTCTTCAGTAATAACGTCAGTGTTTTCCCTGCTTGTCTGCTGTTTTTCTAATATCTCTCACTAACATCTTCTCCTTGTACTTCACTCTTGCTTGTCGCTGTCTCAGAGGCTACCCCTACTCCAGCTATTGTCTACGGTAAACAATGTCCAGCAATAAGGATACGTAGCTTTCATTATCTCCACCCAACCATCAAGTTCTGATTGGATATTGCATTTACGTTGtatttttccctctctttaATCCATATTGTAGCATTTGATATGAATGCATTTTACAATTTACTTTGATTTCtcattttctcttattttctctCGTATGTTCTTATAAAATGGCTCACTTCACCTGCCTGATTAGACCCTTCTCAGGTGTTTGTGAGCATGTGCAGAGGTCTAATCAGCGAGAAGTGGAAACACCTGTGTTGGTTTGCATGGTcataaaatgttgaattgaaaaaaaagaatgcactttttaaaaacaacaaacaaacacaagtttattgatacaattctttaaaaaataccaaTTTCCTGCTGGTTATTATTGAATCCAGGGTCAGACatcacattttttccattgctCAGCTTTATTTGatggtcatttttgacccaaaAAGTTTCATGGTGCATCTGATTAAATTACCCTgcatatcatttatttgtatgGTCAAATTGTGGAGCTAAACAATGCCTTGCTCTCATCAAAAACCAGGGAAAGACTTTTCACTTTTCTGTGGGCTCCTTGTTGTTGCAGAGAAACCTGATCCCCCGTCAGACCTGGAGCTGACGGACCAGACAGGCAGGAGCGTTCAGCTCACCTGGACGCCCGGAGACGAACACAACAGTCCCACAGAGAGTACGACTTCACTGTTACACCACTGATGAACGCTATATTCACTGACGTCCAAAAACTATTCAGAATCCAAAGTTCCAATAAATTTTAGATttcctaaaaaaataaataaaaatggtatatactcttttttttcaagccATTTATTTGAAGTCAGCGTCTGTAATTCAATCTTTCCTCAACCCCCAGAGTTTCTGATCCAGTACGAGGATCTGCTCCACCAGCCGGGAGTGTGGATCAACCTGACGGATGTTTCTGTACCGAGCACCACGGCGCAGTTGAAGCTCTCTCCGTACGTCTACTACTCGTTCAGAGTGCTGGCTGTGAACCGCGTCGGATACAGCCAGCCGAGCCAGCCCTCCAGCCAATACAGAACCAGCCCTGCAGGTGATTAACAATACCTTGctgtatttaaatattcaaaaatatcCAATAATTAAACTATATTTGTTTGGGTTTTCGTAGCTCCTGATGACAATCCATCAGATGTGCGTGGAGAAGGGTCAGAGCCTGGGAACTTAGTCATATCCTGGATGGTAAGATTGCTTTTATCACAAAAACTTCTTCTCAAATATCTAAAGGTTTTAGGCAAATGACAGAATAATTCTCTCCTCAGCCGCTGACCGGATTCCAGGCTAACGGGCCCGACTTGGAGTACAGGGTTCAGTGGAGACAGAAGGACGTGGACGACGATTGGAGCTCAAAGAACGTGGCCAACGTTTCCCAGTTTGTGGTGACTGGAACTCCCACCTACGTGTCCTACGAGATCAAGGTTCAAGCGTTCAATGACTATGGCTCCGCCCCCGAGCCGGAAACAGTGTTTGGATTCTCTGGAGAAGACTGTGAGTGAACACAGAGCTATACAGAGGATTTTTAAAGATCACTTTGAgcctttttccaaaacaatgcTATACAGGTTAGGGCGTAGATTGAGCAGAGATCCTCTTGAAAGGATCTTCTTCCCGTTGTACCTCAGATTTTAATCCGTATAAATCATACTTACTACTCTCGAACATTGACTGATCCTTTTTAGCTCCATGTTCCATTACCTTCATGCTAATAGTCGAGAGACTTTAATCTAAACCTTCCTCCTCTATGCAGTGCCTCTGTCTGCTCCAGAAATAGTGCAGGTCATGGTTCACAACAGCACTCTGGCAGAAGTGCACTGGGAGCCCGTCGACTTCCCCTCTGTCAGAGGGAAACTGCAGGGATACAAGGTATTGTTCTTACCATTTAAATGATGCATAAGCTGTGTATTCACTTCAGAAAATAGATGACGACTCAAAAATTATCCAATGAGGCGTAATAAATGCATCTTGTTTAGCCTCTTAGGATGATGAGCCAGACGAATGGCAACCGTTAATTAGCTTCCAATATAAAATAACCTAATAATTCTGGGTGTTTTATGTGTTTCCCTTTAAAGGGGATAGCTTTATTAGTACCTTGTTTTCAAATTACGAGCATGAGGCCCATAAATCAAGCTAAGAAGAAGTAACTCCTCATGTGTTTCCTGTAGGTTTACTACCGGCGGGAGCACAGCCTTCAGGACACAGAGGAGGCCTCAGATCAGAATGAGCAGGTCCTGACGTTCAGCGGGAATCGTAGCGAGGGACGCCTGCCGGGCCTGCAGCCGTACAGCCTCTACAACCTCACCATCAGGGTCCTCAACAGCAAAGGAGAAGGGCCTCCGAGCCCCAGCAAGAAGTTTGAGACCCCTGAAGGAGGTATAACAACTTAAAGATTGCGTGGAAAAGCAATCACATGTTCTGCTACACAACCACCGTCTCACCTTCAATATAAATGCTCATGAATGGTCAATATCCAGACCCTGACTGTGGATCTGTTTGTGCTTTCAGTCCCGGGGCCTCCATCCTTTCTGAATGTCGTTCACCCCAGTTTGGACTCTCTCACTCTGGAATGGGGCCCACCGATGAACAACAATGGACGCCTCGCTGGATACACACTGAAATACCACCCAGGTCGGCCCTCCAGCTACGAGGCAAACAAAAATATGTGTGCACCTTTTACGTTTTAATCCTAACAATATGGCTCCTGTGACTCTGTGTCTGCAGTCAACACCACTAAGGAGCTGGGGCCGGTGAAGATCATGTCGTTCCCGGCCAACGAGACCACCTTCACCCTGGGCAACCTGAACTCCAGCATGCTCTACAAGTTCTACCTAAGCGCAAAGACAATCAAAGGCTCTGGCCCCATCATCACAGGGGAGGCCTTCACAGTCATGGACACAAGTGAGTTATCTATAGCTTATAACACGAGCAGGAGGCGTTCAATGTCCTGGATCAGTGGTGTTTATGGAAACACAATAGGGAGGGTTAGAGTCACAGTGCCCTGACAGATATTAAGGCTTCCTGTGAGCTTAAAACCCACACTGCTTTTCACACCCTTTaccctgtctttctctttttctctctgaagCTCGTACTCAGCCCACTGTAGAGACAGGCAAAGGTAACCAGAGTTTGCCACTGGAAGCACCTGCATGTTACTCACACCGCAGAATAAGAGCTTAGCATAGCCTATAGTTAAATGACCCATGCATGTTACTCATAATAGCATGAAGAAATAGGATTTGAGAGACAGACTTCCATGGCATCTGCAGGCAAACCATGCTCGTTTCCTCTTCTGAGAAATCATAGGTTTAAAAACGTTAGCTCGTTCTAGTTGTGCTTGCAGTTTTTACCTCTTCCATTGTGTTCGTTGGAAGCCTCACGCATGACGCTTATGAATGCCTCACAGTACTAACACATTATTGACCTGCTAATGCTACAAACGGATCAttttgtatataaatactaGCATTGGATTTAGATGATATGCATGCTGCAGTGCCTCTCTGAAGTTGACTGTGAGGAGGTTTTAACTGGGCATGTCAGTAGCAGCTTCTCCCTGTGAAATCAGTGCCTCTGCAGTCCACTCTTTGCTGTCGCCTGTGTTTTGTATGCGTGTTGTCTCACTCTTTTCAATGTCCTTTCAGGCCCTACAGAGCCCCCTCACCCAACCTCCCCCGTCACTCAGCCTCCGCCTCCCCCGTTTCACAAGGGTATAAGCACTCCCTGTATTTCCCCTTCTAACTCCCAGAATGTGTTCACGTCAAAAAATGGTCCATCTCAGCaaaagaaagtgttttaaatattagttttatCAAGAAATGTTTGGATTTCTGTTGGATTTTTCTCTAACTGGTACTTCTTCGAGTTATTTTAGGAGGATTAATAGAAGTCCTCAGTGAGATGGCCATTTTTTGCAGCTATAAAACTGaactgttttgatgttttgACTCGACGTAAAACTGCAATCACAGCTCTTATGCCATGGTGTTTGGGCCATGTGTGAAAACCCCTatgagatctgaccaaaagtgaaCAATAACGTCACCCTCTTTTGATCGGATCTCAAAATATTTCAGGTGTGGCACTCATCCTCTTCAGCAGTGTATTGTATACTATTATTGTGTAAATTGAGGCTCTGGTCAGTCGCACAGTTTAGAAAAACCTCAAAGCTGTGAGCAGAAACTGAGTTTACTGGTAGACCTCAGGTTATAGCAGATTTACCCTAAAAACTGGCATATTGAATGTATTCTTCAAATGGTATTTCTACTCCCTCCTGTCCTCAATAGCAGTATTTGAAAAGTTGAATTTCATATTAAGGGTTTTGTAAAGTTGATACACTTTCCATTTAAATTacgactctctctctctctccatctcctgtgtgCTCAGCGCCGCCTGTCGGCCCTGCGTTCGGCAAAGTTAACACGTCCATGTCGGAGGACGGTGCGGTGATCAGTTGGGATTACTTTGGACACCATAAGAATGTTTATGTGGAATATATTGTGGAAAACAGTAAGGCTTCCATTTGTACCTCAAAGACATGAGTGCATGCGTTAAACGGCTGTTGTATAAGTCGTTTAAATGCCACCATTGAAGTTATTCTTTTTCTTCCCCTTGAATCCGATTCCTCTCCATCCGCTCCACCGATATCAGGTAAAGACGACTGGAAAAAGGAGTTGGTAAACGGCTCCCACTGGCATATGATAAAGGGGTTAAAGCCAGGGACGTCCTATAAGGTGCGAGTGGTAGCTAGAGACCCGAGCGACCCGACGGTCCACAGCACGGACGAGGTGTTGGTGGCGGTGCCAGGTGAGGCGGCATGCCTCGGGATCCACCATCGttgtgtttaaacatttttccatCCCTCTTTCTGTTCTCATTATCCGACATCCGTTAGTGTTAGTGTACAAGCACGTCCGAAAGTCGTACTGACCCTTTAAAATCACCACTAAACACCATTTTTCTGTGGTAATAGATGACCTCATCATTGCATTTTAACCCATTttgtaatcattttaatttcttccTTTACAGCTTCCTTTAATCTCAGTGTGGCTCCGCATGAAAAACAGGCTGAGTCATCATTTATAGCAGCCGAGATTAAGATCTGGACTGACGgctctgcttcctgtttgtctccattcccccctcccctgtgtgtccgtgtgtgtgtgtgtgtgtgtgtgtgtgtgtgtgtgtgtgtgtgtgtgtgtgtgtgtgtgtgtgtgtgtgtgtgtgtgtgtgtgtgtgtgtgtgtgtgtgtgtgtgtgtgtgtgtgtgtagctgtacCCAGTCGGCAGGTAGACATTGCCACCCAGGGCTGGTTCATTGGCCTGATGTGTGCCATCGCTCTCCTGATCCTGGTCCTGCTCATAGTGTGCTTCATCAAGAGAAACAAGGGTGGCAAATATCCAGGTACTGCACATATTATCAGCATGTACTGGAACTTCATGCTTATTGATATTTTTGATGCAAATTTGGATAATTTCtggtttaaaagaaatgtttaacaGTATTTTTTAGTAGATTTGGACTATTAAGTGAAGTAAATATTATATCTTCCTACAATTACCTTATTAAGAAATGGATGTATGCACATTTGAGAGAAACTCATCAAACATGTGTGTAATCCacagtgaaagagaaagaagacgCTCACCAAGACCCAGAGATCCAGCCAATGAAGGAGGATGATGGGACATTTGGAGAGTACAGGTGAGGAAAGAGAACACTGAAATACAGCAAAGATTAGAAATGGTTTACGAGGATTATTTTCTTTGCTCATTCTTTGAGACCTGACTCGACTTTTTTGCATGAAGAACATTTCCCCAGCTACAAGGACACGGTTCCTACCAGACTCTATTACTAAACACTCCATAGAGGCAGGGACTCTGCACTACTGTGTTCTTTTCTGACCAAAACACACTGGAAATCATCAACAAAGGCTTTTAGTGCAATGCCAAATATGTCCCATAATACAACTGCGTGAGAGTTTCAGGTTCTTCCTCACTCGAGCTTTACAGGGACAATTTAGACTTTATTGAAACCTCAGCTGCTAAAAGTCTATAGTAAACTGTGCAGCCAAAACACAAGACACTCAGACCTTGGGACTCCAGAAACCGGAAATTGCAGCCAAAATCTTAAAAATCGTTCCCTTTTattatgcattttattaaaCCATGCTATCAAACTAGAGCCCCAGGCTTCTCCAGGATTGTAAAACCCTAAAAGATAACATACAGTAGTTTCTGTGAGTAAaaaggccctattgtgctttttggggggttttccctttcctgtagtgtgctatataggtgtgtgtgcatgtaaatggtctgcagaggctaaaatccaaaagttccacacacaaatcacaacagagccggccagctaaccaatcagagcagactctggtttcagacagagggtgaaaagaggtgctgcagcacaggcagtatgagaaaaataaagagctttttgaacattaaagcacggagacatgtcccaggagaggaactacatactaatatgaccctggaaatgagcagaatatgtcctctttaacttGTCATGGATGTCATTGTGCTTTAAATGTTCCCCATACGCAAGCTTGTGTCTTGTCTGTTCATAAAACAGATTCTCATTGTGGCTCATGAATTGCTTTTCATGTGTCCTTCCATTCTTATCTCTGTTTTGTTGCCGGGTTTAGGTCTATGGAGAGGTAAGGCAAGATGTGGTAAAACCAGCATGCAATTCTATAAAACCTCAAGCAATGTGACTAAAAGCAACCGATCTGTCATCATACTGACTGATAGTCAACACCATAACCACAGTTATATCATTAACACTTAACATGAACAAATTCTACTTCCTTAGCGTCTTCCATTTAATTAATTGAATACAAATGCATTGAGCTTGAAAATGAAGTTGAAATATATTAGAATTTAGATTGTAGAGCTTGCCGAGTATTAACCAAAAGGGATTTTTGAGGGGGGGGAGGATTGAAAAATAAGTGCATTTTGGATGATTGCATGTCAACTGAAAGCATATTGGTTGATTTGAAGGTAAAGTATTGCAAGAGACTGAACAGCACGCATTGGGAAACCCTCTCTAGCAGTGGTCACCAACTCTAACCCAGACTGAAAGCAGCACTAACACTATAGTGTAGATAATACCATGCTATAGATGTGGCTGAGCTGCTCCTCTGTACAGGCTCCCTGCAGAGTGATGTTCCACGCATCCCATAGTTACTGTGCAGTATAGTAAGCCTTTATAGTATTTAGTGAGATTCAGTATTGATATCAATTGTAGTCAATTATAGATATTACTTCCTCATTTCATTGACGTTGCAGCAAACTGTGCACGCATCAGCAATAAATATGCTGTAGTGACGTACGGTAAATGGGGTATTCGTGCAGTGGAAAAGCCAGATTACTCTTTGAGGCATCAGGGTTTCTGACCACTGCAGAAAGATCAAACCATGTCCCACAAATGATGTTCTCACTAACCCTCTTCCATCCCTTTCACAGCGACACGGAGGACCACAAGCCGCTGAAGGGCAGCCGGACGCCGTCCAACGGGACGGTGCGGCGGGACGAGAGCGACGACAGCCTGGTGGACTACGGGGAGGGCGGGGACGGACAGTTCAACGAGGACGGCTCCTTCATCGGCCAGTACAGCggcaagaaagagaaagacacacacgaAGGGAACGAGAGTTCGGAGGCCCCGTCGCCTGTCAACGCCATGAACTCCTTCGTCTAACCGAAGGGCCCCCGGCGGGCCTGGCTGCGATACACCTTGTCACCTTGGCAAATGTGACCATCCCTGTGGTGAcagttgccccccccccccacaccccctgCCAGCCCCTGTCTGTCACACTGTGACCTCctcgaaacacacacactcaacaaagcaaacacatcCCACATGATAAGCGTTAAAAGAAGGTGTGAAGCGAGGGACgtgaggagggaaggagaggaagaagaggaagaagcaaTATAGAAAAGCAGAAGGAATGTACCAGAGACTCGGCAGAAGTGTGTGTTAGTGccatttccttttcaaacacGATGTatccaaatatatattttatcaaAGTACACCACATGACCCGCAGGCAGGCATCGAGTCAAAACATCTGCATGGAGTAAATCATGATTCTATTAAGCattttcccccctccctcccccttatGCAGAGTCGAGCCGCTTGTTGAGACTGTATATGGTGCACGCCTACTAGCGACTGGGTATTATTGTTTCGTTTCTTCAGTCAAAGTGTTAAATGGCGTATGATATAATAAGAGAAAAAACGGCGGCGTTGTCTGACAGCGCTGCGGAACAGTGTGACACTAAGTAGCTAGTCTTTTTGAGACGGATGAACTGTTTGTACATATGTAATAGAATAAGAAGAAAATTATATTTCAAAGTCGGGGTTGTCCATTTGTATTCATTGGAAACCTGGCTCAAACACTTCGGTCACCAGCCAGACAACTAGTACTCCCACACTTATTCCCGCTTTCAGCCTCATGATTTTTCAACGTTTGCTTGCTTTTGTTTCCTCTTCCAATCTGTTTCTTTGCACCTTTGCTACCGAGCACTTGTTGAACACAAGCCGAGCTGTGATTGGCCAGTGTCGTGTCAAGCGCTTCCACCCCTGGTATCGTGGTACTGCCAGAGCAACGATTTCCCCCCGACTTTCTGTAATGGCAGAAAAAAGGACACAGTTACATATGATAAATGCACCTGAACAGGGTTGAGTGGTACGCACTTTGGGATGTTTAGATTTTGAGAACCTCTCAGCACGGTTTCTAGTGCCTTCGTAGATCCATAGAGTTACATCACTTTCCAAACACCACACTGACCTGGGATCAGTAGTGCTCTTAGGAGTCCATTAATACTTTGCATACACAATACCAACCCACTCAAAAGACAACTTGGGAATAAAATGCTGATTACATCCTTTATTTTGAGCTATGGTCAACGAGTAAGTAAAGTTCATGTGGGcaacaggtgcaaacacgctACAGCGACCCAAAACACTTGCATAAGGAGAGACGTGCAGCAGCTGCAAGAACAATGCAAATAGAAAAACCCAAATATGCCAAACCACATGCAAATGTGGAAgagcatttagaaaatattcacCAACTTGATGAAACATGCGAATACATGCATACTCTCGCTCAGATAGTCTGTTTCACAGTTGTATGTGTTTAGTCAGTATAAAGCATATGAGACTTCAGCGTGTTCCTCCTAATGTAAGTGTTTGGGGACGCTGTTACGTGTTTACTGCTGTTGGCCACCGTAGAATGGAGAATATCAAATATCATTACGTTGTTTTTACCAATTAGTTCAAATCCGATATTGTGTCGATGACATAGGGTTGACTATTGGTGCTATTACAAAATACTGAACCAATAAGATTCTACTCTTCTGTTATGCAGCCTTTGAAACACTTCTAATACCATATAACAATATCCAAATATGTCTATCTCTTACATCTTCATATAAGATTTAAAAAGTGGCGGTCATACACTGGCATTAGTTGCAAGGATTAATTTTCAGCTCTAGATTATTATGATCTTGTTGACAATCAAACACCCTTATCGTACCACCAAATCACACCATGCAGCTGAGAATTTAAGGAAATGTCTGGAAGGATCAAATGAAGCAGAGTCAGATCATGGACACCTCATGAGAAGCCGTCATCTCCTCGTCATGTCGCTCCAACAGCACTGAACTACTGCCAACACACTCACCAGGTAACTGCCAACAGGAAGCAGACTCCTCTTAAGAGCGGGGCGAACTGTCACTGGTAGCACTTAGAAAAACGCAGGGGTGGGAAAAATGATGCTGAATGTGGAAAAAAGTGTACGTGTTTATATGAATGAAAATATTGCTTGTTTCACTGCAACACACTGGTGACTTTGGTTCATGCATTTAACCTTATATCTGTGTGTCGTCACGTTCTGAGCGCAGCACTCGGTGAGTTTTTCTATTCctgtaaatgaatgtgtgaatgCTTGGGtgcacgagtgtgtgtgtgtgtgtgtgtgtgtgtgtgtgtgtgtgtgtgtgtgtgtgtgtgtgtgtgtgtgtgtgtgtgtgtgtgtgtgtgtgtgtgtgtgcagcacatGCATGCTACTGTGTTAGGCGTGCGTGATGTATAATATCGCTTTTCCACGGAGGATGGTCTATTATTCTGATGTCTACTCAACAGGAAATccaagagcttttttttttttttctccttccagATTTTCACTTCTTAGGTTAATCATAACTTGCATCAAGTTTTTACGATGTGTCAGCTTTCCTCGTGTAGATATTTCTGTTGTATCTTGTAAATAACGGCTTGACTTGAGAGTGGAGGTGTTGCGGTCAAAGGTGAGAGCTTGACCTCAATCAGCCCTGGTGCATTATGGGTTAGGGTGGCGGTGTGTGAGACGAGACTATTTACACTTTTCACTCTTCATTTGCTGTGgaatttcttttcatttcttcactttttttttttacttgtcaGGTGAATTTGCAAATGtttagcctatcaggtacaaaAGGAGATTGTTTAACTTGTGAATGAGCTCTTGTGGCACCTGTATTGTTTCTGTCTCAGACAGCTCATGcaccttttctgtattttttataaaaaggcaCTCGCTTAAACAGGATGTGTCATTTCGAACACATCTGAGCATCTAGTCCTACGACGCTGGAAAACTGTCGTTCCAAATTACACAACATCCTTTTTAAGagtg from Eleginops maclovinus isolate JMC-PN-2008 ecotype Puerto Natales chromosome 17, JC_Emac_rtc_rv5, whole genome shotgun sequence harbors:
- the nrcama gene encoding neuronal cell adhesion molecule a isoform X4, encoding MDRSWKWVPGFGAVLLTLLSHMTSALEVPLDLPQPPTITLQSPKDYIFDPRENIVIHCEAKGKPHPSFSWTRNGTHFDVEKDSKVLMKPGSGTLVIDISGEKAEAYEGTYQCTAHNEHGTAVSNSIVIRQSRSPLWSKETNEAIVVQMGVSLVLYCRPPAGLPPPVIFWMDNNFQRLQLDKRVSQALNGDLYFSNVLPEDTRSDYICYARFPHTQTIQQKQPISVTVLNNSPEGERRPEFMTPLGATSTKMVLRGETLELECIAEGLPTPEISWQKDGGELPSTRTSFYNFKRTLKVSEVNEADGGDYRCTATNNLGTAHHIIKVTVKAAPFWVSAPRNLVLAPNETGILTCRVNGEPKPKISWFVNGVPLENAPEDHSRKVDDDTVILSNVQSGSSAVYQCNASNEFGYLMANAFVNVLAEPPRVLTPPNRVYQVITNNPALLHCASFGSPIPTITWFKDSQTSIKNGDPYVIHENGTLEIHVAQPLNSGKFTCIATNILGIKENHVFLEVKEPTRILKQPEYKVVQRGMSAVFECKVKHDPTLIPTMTWLKDNTEVSKDDRFQVDVDSLTIRDVEDEDEGTYTCVMNTTLDQDSASAMLTVVEKPDPPSDLELTDQTGRSVQLTWTPGDEHNSPTEKFLIQYEDLLHQPGVWINLTDVSVPSTTAQLKLSPYVYYSFRVLAVNRVGYSQPSQPSSQYRTSPAAPDDNPSDVRGEGSEPGNLVISWMPLTGFQANGPDLEYRVQWRQKDVDDDWSSKNVANVSQFVVTGTPTYVSYEIKVQAFNDYGSAPEPETVFGFSGEDLPLSAPEIVQVMVHNSTLAEVHWEPVDFPSVRGKLQGYKVYYRREHSLQDTEEASDQNEQVLTFSGNRSEGRLPGLQPYSLYNLTIRVLNSKGEGPPSPSKKFETPEGVPGPPSFLNVVHPSLDSLTLEWGPPMNNNGRLAGYTLKYHPVNTTKELGPVKIMSFPANETTFTLGNLNSSMLYKFYLSAKTIKGSGPIITGEAFTVMDTTRTQPTVETGKGPTEPPHPTSPVTQPPPPPFHKAPPVGPAFGKVNTSMSEDGAVISWDYFGHHKNVYVEYIVENSKDDWKKELVNGSHWHMIKGLKPGTSYKVRVVARDPSDPTVHSTDEVLVAVPAVPSRQVDIATQGWFIGLMCAIALLILVLLIVCFIKRNKGGKYPVKEKEDAHQDPEIQPMKEDDGTFGEYSDTEDHKPLKGSRTPSNGTVRRDESDDSLVDYGEGGDGQFNEDGSFIGQYSGKKEKDTHEGNESSEAPSPVNAMNSFV